In a genomic window of Thermoplasmata archaeon:
- a CDS encoding GMP synthase subunit A → MKIYVIDNGGQWTHREWRVLKYIGADTKIVPNTTETEKIADADGLVLSGGAPRIGSEMQKLGNVGDYLQKLSIPILGICVGHQYIAIHFGGSAGPAKVPAYGKVEVTVDKHSELFDGIPEKFIAWESHNDEVQVVPEVLEIVAHSENCKVEAMKHRERPIFGVQFHPEVEHTQYGEQIFRNFMKVCKR, encoded by the coding sequence ATGAAAATTTATGTGATAGACAATGGAGGTCAGTGGACCCACAGAGAATGGAGGGTGCTGAAATACATTGGTGCAGACACCAAAATTGTACCAAACACTACAGAGACAGAGAAGATTGCAGATGCAGATGGTCTAGTGCTCTCTGGTGGTGCACCGAGAATTGGAAGTGAGATGCAGAAGCTTGGAAATGTGGGAGATTATCTCCAGAAACTGTCAATTCCAATTCTGGGAATTTGTGTGGGACACCAGTACATCGCAATTCACTTTGGTGGAAGTGCAGGGCCAGCGAAAGTGCCTGCCTACGGAAAGGTTGAAGTCACAGTTGATAAACACTCAGAACTTTTTGATGGCATTCCTGAGAAATTTATCGCCTGGGAGTCGCACAATGATGAGGTGCAAGTGGTACCCGAAGTCCTGGAGATTGTCGCCCACTCTGAGAATTGCAAGGTAGAGGCGATGAAACACAGGGAGAGACCCATATTCGGCGTCCAGTTTCACCCTGAGGTTGAGCACACACAGTACGGCGAGCAAATTTTCAGAAATTTTATGAAGGTGTGCAAGCGGTAA
- a CDS encoding FKBP-type peptidyl-prolyl cis-trans isomerase produces MQTKWYAVIAVVLLVAAAAGGYYWYTTQQKTEEKKEVYVEPEDKVAVDYIGRFVDLSVFDTSMYSVAIDNVSYPKSPAFNMREPSAYVPLKVKVGTSTEGEYITVIEGFREALIGMKVGDTRTAIIPPEKGYGFKDASLVVEKPLIETIPVRYEWNESKFTDYYGKSPMDGLVIKDPKWGWNVTVFAAYENKVVFHFTPNVGEIVSPFGWEIKVLSIDSTANNGNGEIKIQHLIKPSQVNRIHAKDFQYRDFYLIGLNPEKGTFTIDYNEQVRGNTLIFTITVLNITKNA; encoded by the coding sequence ATGCAAACAAAATGGTATGCTGTAATTGCGGTTGTACTGTTGGTTGCTGCAGCCGCAGGTGGCTACTACTGGTACACCACGCAACAGAAAACTGAGGAAAAGAAAGAAGTTTATGTGGAGCCAGAAGACAAAGTAGCGGTGGATTACATAGGCAGGTTTGTGGATTTGAGCGTTTTCGACACCTCCATGTACTCTGTGGCAATAGACAATGTGAGTTATCCCAAATCCCCTGCCTTCAACATGCGAGAGCCAAGTGCGTATGTGCCTCTAAAAGTGAAAGTAGGCACTTCCACAGAAGGAGAATACATTACCGTGATTGAGGGATTCAGGGAGGCATTAATTGGAATGAAGGTAGGAGACACAAGGACTGCAATTATTCCCCCTGAAAAGGGCTACGGGTTCAAGGATGCATCACTCGTGGTTGAAAAGCCATTGATTGAAACCATTCCCGTGAGATATGAATGGAATGAGTCAAAGTTTACTGACTACTACGGTAAATCGCCAATGGATGGTCTCGTTATAAAAGACCCGAAGTGGGGCTGGAATGTGACGGTGTTTGCTGCCTATGAAAACAAAGTAGTGTTCCACTTCACGCCAAATGTAGGCGAAATCGTTAGTCCATTTGGCTGGGAGATTAAGGTGTTGAGCATAGACAGTACAGCAAACAATGGCAATGGAGAAATAAAAATCCAGCATCTGATAAAGCCCTCGCAGGTAAACAGAATTCATGCAAAGGACTTCCAATACAGGGATTTCTACCTCATCGGACTTAACCCTGAAAAAGGCACCTTCACAATTGACTACAACGAACAGGTTAGAGGGAACACGCTGATATTTACTATCACAGTGCTGAACATCACGAAGAATGCATGA
- a CDS encoding ThiF family adenylyltransferase has translation MNQNERYARHIILREIGKEGQEKLSKVSVAVVGAGALGNACANLLARAGFGKIRIIDRDLVETTNLQRQILYTEKDVGKAKAEVLAKHLMRINSEIKVEGVVGDFNSSNGESLLEGMDVVMDCTDNLATRFLLNDICVKHSIPWIYAGVLGTSGMTYNVVPGGPCFRCIFPAMPRTPLPTCETAGILNTVPVLFGCIQVTEAMKIVLDKEQRKTLAFVDLWNFEIQEIEVSQNPECKTCKKHEFEFLDNKSEQIVRLCGSSSVYFLPGQKKRMNMREMKEKLEKVGEVKQVGRILKVKVEGWAITLFPDGGAIINGTDSIEVAKSVYAKYIGM, from the coding sequence ATGAACCAAAATGAAAGATATGCAAGGCACATAATTCTTAGGGAGATTGGAAAGGAAGGGCAGGAGAAGCTTAGCAAGGTATCCGTTGCAGTTGTTGGTGCAGGTGCGCTTGGCAATGCGTGTGCGAATCTGCTGGCAAGAGCAGGTTTTGGAAAAATAAGAATCATAGACAGGGATTTGGTTGAGACCACAAATCTCCAGCGTCAGATTCTCTACACTGAGAAGGATGTAGGCAAGGCAAAGGCAGAGGTGCTTGCCAAACATCTCATGAGAATTAACAGTGAAATCAAAGTAGAGGGAGTTGTCGGCGATTTCAATTCCAGCAATGGAGAGAGTTTACTTGAGGGGATGGATGTAGTCATGGATTGCACGGATAATCTCGCCACTCGATTTTTGCTCAACGACATCTGTGTCAAGCACAGCATCCCTTGGATTTATGCAGGAGTGCTTGGAACATCTGGTATGACCTACAATGTGGTTCCAGGTGGTCCCTGCTTCCGCTGCATTTTTCCAGCAATGCCCAGGACACCTTTACCAACCTGCGAAACTGCAGGAATTTTAAACACTGTGCCTGTGTTATTTGGTTGTATCCAGGTAACTGAAGCCATGAAGATTGTGCTTGATAAAGAACAAAGGAAAACTCTTGCGTTTGTTGACCTCTGGAATTTTGAAATTCAGGAAATTGAGGTGAGCCAGAATCCTGAATGTAAAACATGCAAAAAGCATGAGTTTGAGTTTCTGGATAACAAGTCCGAACAGATCGTGCGGCTCTGTGGCTCCAGTTCCGTGTATTTTCTACCAGGGCAGAAAAAGAGAATGAACATGAGAGAGATGAAGGAGAAGCTGGAGAAGGTGGGGGAGGTGAAGCAGGTTGGCAGAATTCTCAAGGTAAAGGTGGAGGGCTGGGCAATCACACTGTTCCCAGATGGTGGTGCTATTATAAATGGTACGGACTCAATTGAGGTTGCGAAAAGTGTTTATGCAAAGTATATTGGTATGTGA
- a CDS encoding ABC transporter permease subunit — protein MNLQKIYVVAKKEFVDNFRNKWIIAMILIFVVLTMVASVFGGKGSIGGIEETVTVLLGIAVILVPIISIMLGYATISGEVENGSLPLLLSYPITRTEVLLGKFAGLSMVIVVATVAGFGIAGVLIVAAAGATKIGSYLLFILLTIMLGLVYLSLAVFFSTLCSRRSTSLGLGILIFFWSSIYGTVVFGVFLATGGDFMALATGQGEVPAWMWYSMFLSPADLTQTGVLRAFDVKKAFGHALEPPAYMSLPAVLLAQIIWTVLPLVIGIWQFNKRDV, from the coding sequence ATGAATCTGCAGAAAATTTATGTGGTTGCGAAGAAAGAATTTGTGGACAATTTCCGTAACAAGTGGATTATCGCAATGATCCTGATTTTCGTTGTGCTAACCATGGTTGCCTCAGTATTTGGCGGTAAGGGTTCTATTGGTGGAATAGAGGAGACGGTAACTGTGCTTCTGGGCATTGCAGTAATCCTTGTGCCAATAATTTCAATAATGCTCGGCTATGCGACGATTTCAGGAGAAGTGGAGAATGGATCGCTTCCGCTTCTCCTCTCTTATCCAATAACCAGAACAGAGGTTTTGTTGGGGAAGTTTGCAGGTCTGAGTATGGTAATTGTCGTTGCAACTGTTGCTGGTTTTGGCATTGCAGGTGTTTTAATTGTTGCTGCAGCGGGTGCAACCAAAATTGGGAGTTACCTTCTTTTCATTCTGCTGACAATAATGCTTGGCTTAGTTTATCTTAGCTTAGCTGTCTTCTTTTCGACGCTATGCAGCAGGCGAAGTACTTCGCTTGGCTTAGGCATTCTCATTTTTTTCTGGTCCTCAATCTACGGCACTGTAGTTTTTGGCGTATTCCTTGCTACAGGTGGAGATTTCATGGCTTTAGCCACGGGCCAAGGCGAGGTTCCTGCATGGATGTGGTACAGCATGTTTTTGAGTCCTGCTGATTTGACACAGACAGGAGTGCTGCGCGCATTTGATGTAAAAAAGGCATTTGGCCATGCCCTGGAACCGCCGGCATACATGTCACTGCCTGCAGTTCTGCTTGCCCAGATTATATGGACTGTTCTACCACTAGTTATTGGCATATGGCAATTTAATAAAAGAGATGTGTAA
- a CDS encoding ABC transporter ATP-binding protein, with protein MPPKNSHDVPAIEVKNLTKKYKEVVAVHGLNMKVKKGEIYGFLGPNGAGKTTTLKIIMGLAKPTAGEVFVEGKKLDAETRRNIGFLPEKVSFYDNLNAIQTLEFFAELKNVDKKEIKQILKEIGLQEAAKRRVGSFSKGMIQLVGIAQTMLGNPSLYVLDEPMSGLDARWRKYFKDKLKTLNKAGATIIFSSHILAEVEDICDRVGIIHRGKLVFEGTVLELHKELNLKPKLEIRIEGLRGNIPDELKGMEGVEATASDEWLTVLCDYSSRATVMKTLEEKGLRILDFRTSEPSLEESFDLLLARAEGKNESAENLCGCEERICGQFP; from the coding sequence TTGCCACCAAAAAATTCACATGATGTTCCGGCAATTGAAGTAAAAAATCTAACAAAGAAGTATAAGGAGGTAGTGGCTGTCCATGGCTTGAACATGAAAGTGAAAAAAGGTGAGATTTATGGCTTTCTAGGGCCTAATGGTGCTGGAAAGACAACCACTTTGAAAATAATCATGGGGCTTGCCAAACCAACTGCAGGAGAAGTGTTCGTTGAGGGAAAGAAATTGGACGCAGAGACAAGAAGAAACATCGGATTTCTGCCAGAGAAAGTTTCATTTTATGACAATCTCAATGCTATCCAGACCCTTGAGTTCTTCGCTGAACTAAAAAATGTGGACAAAAAAGAGATCAAACAAATCTTGAAGGAAATAGGGCTTCAGGAAGCAGCGAAAAGGAGAGTTGGGAGCTTCTCAAAGGGGATGATCCAGCTTGTAGGGATTGCTCAGACAATGCTTGGGAATCCTTCACTCTATGTCTTAGACGAGCCGATGAGCGGTCTTGATGCAAGATGGCGAAAATATTTCAAGGATAAGCTCAAAACTCTTAATAAGGCTGGAGCTACAATAATTTTCTCATCGCACATTCTCGCAGAAGTCGAGGACATCTGTGATAGAGTGGGTATCATTCACAGGGGAAAACTGGTTTTTGAGGGCACAGTACTAGAATTGCATAAAGAACTCAATTTGAAGCCAAAGCTTGAGATTCGGATTGAGGGGCTGAGAGGTAATATTCCAGATGAACTAAAAGGAATGGAAGGAGTAGAGGCAACCGCAAGTGATGAATGGCTTACCGTGCTCTGTGATTATTCCTCCAGGGCTACGGTTATGAAGACACTTGAAGAAAAAGGGCTAAGGATTCTAGATTTCAGGACAAGTGAGCCTTCTTTGGAAGAGAGCTTCGATTTATTGCTAGCGAGAGCGGAGGGAAAAAATGAATCTGCAGAAAATTTATGTGGTTGCGAAGAAAGAATTTGTGGACAATTTCCGTAA
- a CDS encoding 16S rRNA methyltransferase, whose protein sequence is MLHVLLADAELELVPESIASHPSVVVNAKKRGKKTTRVLLDTNLHHTAMKEIEMGDRRGRPDIVHFFLLLALDSILNMRGELRVYVHTRNNELILVDPLTRLPKNYPRFVGLMESLFNNGVVPSKEMPLLKLMSEYSFEKCLNYIPHDRTIVFSPTGKPVSLDKYFTEFKQNNLLCVIGGFPEGDFLSNVYANADDVVSISDHTLTVWTVLSEILVNYENATRR, encoded by the coding sequence ATGCTCCATGTGCTTCTTGCCGATGCAGAGCTTGAGCTTGTGCCTGAATCTATTGCGTCCCATCCGTCAGTGGTTGTAAATGCGAAGAAGAGAGGTAAAAAAACCACGAGAGTTTTACTGGACACGAATTTACATCACACTGCGATGAAAGAGATAGAAATGGGAGATAGGAGAGGAAGGCCAGATATTGTGCATTTCTTCCTGCTTTTAGCCCTTGATTCAATTCTAAATATGAGGGGCGAATTGAGGGTTTATGTACACACAAGAAACAATGAGTTAATTTTAGTTGATCCTCTCACTCGTCTCCCCAAAAACTATCCAAGGTTTGTAGGGCTCATGGAATCACTTTTTAACAATGGAGTTGTACCAAGCAAAGAAATGCCACTCCTAAAATTGATGTCTGAGTATTCCTTCGAAAAATGTCTTAACTACATCCCACATGATAGAACTATTGTGTTTTCACCAACAGGAAAGCCTGTATCTTTGGATAAATACTTTACAGAGTTTAAGCAAAATAACTTACTTTGCGTTATTGGTGGCTTTCCAGAAGGTGATTTTCTGAGCAATGTGTATGCCAATGCAGATGATGTTGTTTCAATCTCAGACCATACTCTTACGGTTTGGACCGTACTTTCTGAAATCTTGGTAAATTATGAGAATGCAACAAGAAGGTGA
- a CDS encoding NAD(P)/FAD-dependent oxidoreductase, which produces MKYDAVVVGAGPAGIFAAREILKEGKQVLVIDEGMEVENRACPMELGSECLRCTPCNIMAGVGGAGTFSDGILNLRPDIGGDITALCGNEEKAWALVKEVDEFFAKHAPNSTLYHPDEENADSLARRAAAVGARFIPIPQRHIGSDHAPSVIAGMCEELLAQGLKILTRTRVEDILVDNERCNGVILGDGKVVEANAVVIAPGRVGMGWMQELIERHKIKARHGPIDIGVRVEVPAIVMEPVIKINRDPKFHIFTNRYDDFVRTFCTNHRGFVVKENYGEFIGVNGHSMKTRNSENTNFAFLVRVELTEPLENTTAYGRSIAELATTIGGGKPIVQRLGDLMAGRRSTFPRLAKNPLKGTLSDVTPGDISMALPSRIVQNILEGLEKLNQIIPGVATDSTLLYAPEIKFYAMILDVNENLETSITNLFACGDGVGLSRGIVGAAATGIIAGRGVAGRI; this is translated from the coding sequence ATGAAATACGATGCAGTGGTTGTAGGTGCGGGTCCTGCAGGAATTTTCGCTGCAAGGGAGATTCTAAAGGAGGGAAAGCAAGTGCTTGTGATTGATGAAGGTATGGAAGTGGAAAATAGAGCATGCCCAATGGAACTTGGATCTGAATGTCTGAGGTGCACTCCATGTAATATAATGGCTGGCGTTGGTGGTGCTGGCACATTTTCTGACGGAATTTTAAACCTCAGGCCAGATATTGGTGGTGATATTACTGCCCTTTGTGGAAATGAAGAGAAGGCATGGGCACTCGTAAAAGAGGTGGATGAGTTCTTTGCTAAGCATGCGCCTAACTCTACACTTTATCATCCAGATGAAGAAAATGCTGATTCGTTAGCAAGAAGGGCCGCTGCAGTGGGAGCAAGATTTATCCCTATACCACAGAGACATATTGGGAGTGATCACGCACCATCTGTAATTGCTGGGATGTGTGAGGAGTTACTTGCTCAGGGGCTCAAAATTCTCACAAGAACAAGGGTTGAGGACATTTTGGTTGATAACGAAAGATGCAATGGTGTGATTTTAGGTGATGGAAAAGTAGTTGAGGCAAACGCAGTTGTAATTGCACCAGGCCGTGTTGGTATGGGCTGGATGCAAGAACTTATCGAGAGGCATAAGATAAAGGCGAGACACGGACCAATTGACATTGGTGTGCGCGTGGAGGTACCTGCAATTGTGATGGAACCAGTGATAAAAATCAACAGAGACCCGAAATTTCACATATTCACAAACAGATATGACGATTTTGTGCGGACATTCTGCACTAACCACAGAGGATTTGTGGTAAAGGAAAATTATGGAGAATTCATCGGTGTTAATGGGCATTCAATGAAAACAAGAAATTCTGAGAACACAAATTTTGCATTTTTGGTTAGAGTTGAGTTGACAGAACCTCTAGAGAACACTACTGCCTATGGTCGTTCAATCGCTGAACTTGCAACCACAATTGGCGGTGGAAAACCAATTGTGCAGCGATTGGGTGACTTGATGGCTGGAAGACGCTCTACATTCCCAAGATTAGCGAAAAATCCTCTGAAAGGTACACTATCTGATGTAACACCAGGGGATATTTCAATGGCTTTGCCCTCAAGAATAGTCCAGAACATCCTTGAAGGACTTGAGAAGTTAAACCAGATTATACCAGGTGTGGCTACAGATTCTACGCTTCTCTATGCACCTGAAATTAAGTTTTATGCTATGATTTTAGATGTGAATGAAAATCTAGAAACCTCAATTACAAATCTATTCGCCTGCGGAGATGGCGTAGGGCTCTCAAGAGGAATAGTAGGTGCTGCCGCTACTGGCATAATTGCAGGCAGAGGAGTGGCAGGGAGGATATAA
- a CDS encoding translation initiation factor IF-2 subunit gamma → MKVHVQPELNVGIVGHVDHGKTTLTYALTKERTDRLSEERKRGITIRLGYADTEFYQCPNCSGLDGYTNSPTCPRCNGQTKFLRAVSFVDAPGHESLMATVLSGAAIMDGALLIISADEKCPQPQTKEHLIALQIANVKNVVVAQTKIDLVSKERAKESYNEIKNFLKGSFAENAPIIPVSAHHGINLEALIYAIQKYIPTPKFDGTKPARMYVARSFDVNMPGTPPDKLVGGVVGGTILQGKLSIGDEVEIAPGNLEIVGNQKVYNNIVSKVCSLYAGDLPLNEAKPGGLIAVGTMLDPALTRSDSLSGKVLGKPGTLPEMKQKLLMEVHLLERVVGTASELKVEKLKTSETLMLNIGTAKTSALITSTREDIVEANLKVPVCCEAGDRVAVSRKVGTTWRLIGYGIIK, encoded by the coding sequence ATGAAAGTTCATGTACAGCCAGAACTAAATGTAGGAATTGTGGGTCATGTAGACCATGGCAAAACCACTCTTACCTATGCACTTACAAAGGAACGCACAGACCGACTCTCAGAGGAGAGAAAGAGAGGAATTACAATCCGGCTAGGTTATGCGGATACTGAATTTTACCAATGTCCAAATTGTAGTGGACTTGATGGTTATACAAACTCTCCAACCTGTCCGAGATGCAATGGTCAAACAAAGTTTTTGCGTGCAGTTTCATTTGTAGATGCACCTGGGCATGAAAGTTTGATGGCGACTGTGCTTTCAGGTGCAGCAATAATGGATGGAGCATTGCTTATAATCTCAGCTGATGAGAAGTGCCCACAGCCACAAACAAAGGAGCATCTCATTGCGCTGCAAATTGCAAATGTTAAAAATGTTGTTGTTGCTCAGACAAAAATAGACCTAGTAAGTAAAGAGAGAGCAAAAGAAAGTTATAACGAAATCAAAAATTTCCTGAAGGGCTCATTTGCAGAGAATGCCCCAATAATTCCTGTGTCTGCACATCATGGAATAAATCTAGAAGCCCTTATTTATGCAATTCAAAAGTATATTCCTACACCCAAATTTGATGGCACAAAGCCGGCTAGAATGTATGTGGCACGCTCATTTGATGTGAATATGCCTGGCACACCACCCGACAAACTAGTAGGTGGTGTAGTAGGAGGTACAATTCTGCAGGGAAAACTTTCTATTGGAGATGAAGTTGAGATTGCACCAGGTAACCTCGAAATCGTTGGAAACCAAAAGGTTTACAACAACATTGTATCTAAAGTGTGTTCTCTCTACGCTGGAGACCTTCCGCTAAACGAAGCAAAGCCTGGAGGGTTGATAGCAGTAGGGACAATGCTTGACCCTGCTTTGACGCGTTCTGATTCGCTTTCTGGCAAAGTACTTGGAAAACCAGGCACACTCCCAGAGATGAAGCAGAAGTTGCTCATGGAAGTACATCTGCTTGAACGAGTTGTAGGCACGGCCTCAGAACTTAAGGTTGAGAAGTTGAAGACCTCTGAAACGCTTATGCTGAACATTGGCACTGCGAAAACTAGCGCACTGATTACAAGCACGAGAGAGGATATCGTAGAAGCAAATCTGAAAGTGCCTGTGTGTTGTGAAGCAGGTGATCGAGTGGCTGTGAGCAGGAAAGTGGGCACCACCTGGCGCTTGATTGGTTATGGAATCATTAAGTGA
- a CDS encoding 30S ribosomal protein S6e, which translates to MVEFKANVATSEGKTYTFPVWGNYANSLIGKKIGDEVDGLFIGLPGYKLVITGGSDNAGFPMRKDIAGGKRYKVLLSESTGFHPKKKGLRKKVSVRGNTISPETAQINLKIIAKGPHPVENLLEEAKKRYEAEKEKKEDKPKK; encoded by the coding sequence ATGGTGGAATTCAAAGCCAATGTAGCCACATCTGAAGGAAAAACCTATACATTCCCTGTCTGGGGAAATTACGCAAATTCGCTCATTGGAAAGAAGATTGGCGATGAAGTGGATGGCCTATTTATTGGACTTCCAGGATACAAACTTGTAATCACTGGTGGTTCGGACAATGCTGGCTTCCCGATGCGGAAAGACATTGCAGGTGGAAAAAGATACAAGGTGCTGTTGAGCGAAAGCACAGGTTTTCATCCCAAAAAGAAGGGACTCAGGAAAAAGGTGTCTGTGAGAGGAAACACAATCTCACCAGAAACAGCGCAAATAAATCTCAAGATTATAGCTAAAGGTCCACATCCTGTCGAAAATTTATTGGAAGAGGCAAAGAAAAGGTATGAGGCAGAAAAAGAAAAGAAGGAAGACAAACCCAAGAAGTGA